TCGGTGGGCTGCGCCTGGTGCGACACCAAGTACTCGTGGGATCCAGAGGCGGGGCGTGCCGTGGACCTGCCCGCGCTCGTGGACGAGGCCGCCGCCTTCCCCTGCCGCCGCGCGGTGGTCACGGGCGGCGAGCCGCTCGAATCATCCCTCTTCGTGCCCCTGCTCCGCGGGCTCGCGGGCCGCAGTTTCGTGATCGAGGTCGAGACCTCCGGCATCGTCCCGCCGCCGCCCAGCGTGGACCGCGCCATCCAGTGGAATGTCTCGGTCAAGCTCGCGGGCTCGGGCGTGGACGAAGGCCGGCGCATCCGCCCAGAGGCCATACGCGGCTTTCTCGCCCGCGATGCCTGGTGGAAATTC
The Candidatus Methylomirabilota bacterium DNA segment above includes these coding regions:
- a CDS encoding 7-carboxy-7-deazaguanine synthase QueE; the protein is MISRAPAGRVAEVFYSIQGEGTTAGRPAVFVRLQGCSVGCAWCDTKYSWDPEAGRAVDLPALVDEAAAFPCRRAVVTGGEPLESSLFVPLLRGLAGRSFVIEVETSGIVPPPPSVDRAIQWNVSVKLAGSGVDEGRRIRPEAIRGFLARDAWWKFVVTDDADVSEVLRLAERFALPRARILLQPEAVRREDLLERSPWVVEACKRHGFGFSPRLHVLLWGAKRGV